From a single Nematostella vectensis chromosome 3, jaNemVect1.1, whole genome shotgun sequence genomic region:
- the LOC125561356 gene encoding receptor-type tyrosine-protein phosphatase alpha-like yields MDAMLRQAKKQKTVDIFNYVKAIREDRPHMVQTSEQYVFIHLAVLEALVCGSTDIPADNMKAAMARLSKLRTPENVSGYEAEFQRLSVIVPSSVPDVDVSSGSKYRISFIDKKSTLKSPAKRKLTAYMNASFANAYREKNAFILCPAPSSEDITNFWQMVLDFSVGTVVMLYDTSEGQKRYRQYWPSRDAKSYGKIQVQLLDEDVESQIITRRFVLTTKEGASREVRHFQVLGWTEQKLPDKSSVLRLIESTQSSQQQSGNAAILVQCSNGAGRSGTLCAVLSVIDRVKAEHVVDVFQAVKVLRASRPGAVESLRQYVFCYEATMAFLDSFSDYANFS; encoded by the exons ATGGACGCGATGCTGCGCCAGGCTAAGAAACAAAAGACGGTGGACATCTTCAACTACGTGAAAGCCATCAGGGAAGACCGGCCACACATGGTGCAAACATCG GAGCAATACGTGTTTATCCACTTGGCTGTCCTGGAGGCGCTTGTCTGCGGAAGCACTGATATTCCTGCTGACAATATGAAGGCCGCTATGGCCAGGCTCTCCAAACTACGGACTCCAGAAAATGTGTCGGGGTACGAGGCGGAGTTCCAG AGGTTGTCAGTCATTGTGCCATCAAGTGTCCCGGATGTAGATGTTTCGTCGGGATCAAAGTACAGAATTTCAT TTATCGACAAAAAGTCTACATTGAAAAGCCCAGCTAAGCGAAAACTGACTGCCTATATGAATGCCAGTTTTGCTAAT GCATACAGAGAGAAAAACGCATTCATCCTCTGCCCGGCTCCATCGAGTGAAGACATCACGAACTTTTGGCAAATGGTCCTGGATTTCTCAGTAGGCACTGTCGTGATGCTGTACGACACCTCAGAGGGACAAAAG CGTTACCGGCAGTACTGGCCATCACGTGACGCCAAGAGTTATGGGAAGATACAAGTTCAACTTTTAGACGAGGACGTGGAGTCTCAGATTATCACGAGGAGGTTCGTCCTCACCACCAAGGAG GGCGCGTCGCGGGAAGTGCGTCACTTCCAGGTCCTCGGTTGGACTGAGCAGAAGTTACCTGACAAGTCTAGTGTTCTCCGCCTGATAGAGAGTACTCAGAGCTCTCAGCAGCAGTCTGGTAACGCCGCTATTCTAGTTCAGTGCAG TAACGGCGCTGGTCGAAGTGGCACTCTTTGTGCTGTACTGTCCGTGATAGACAGGGTGAAGGCTGAGCATGTTGTAGACGTATTCCAGGCCGTCAAGGTCCTCAGAGCATCACGGCCGGGAGCTGTCGAATCCCTG
- the LOC116614572 gene encoding uncharacterized protein LOC116614572, with the protein MATIASKRKSRAGHRAFVTRFMAEGCEEKSAVEVLRDRLQILKTLDDEVLELMSRDDVFTEEDVEEETVNAGKIETTIREKILALEAAEETSRRNSVASEIESEAAASSAQDQETRARLPKLRLKNFAGSVGEWQEFWDGFESSIHSNPRLATVDKFNYLRSLLVGPARGAVAGFALTAANYQSAIDLLKRRYGQTEKIKRAHINEIMKVRGVTSEKDAAGLRRFYDVVETKHRGLQALGVEAAQYESILVPALLEKIPEAVRLSITRGKSHENWVMEEMLAELLEEVELRERCQPDERPAPQEQNRGRQGPNSASALATAGTRKRCAFCLGEHREDECSKNGRTIRGARDEPVAIQTTLGWVLSGPLQGDEGGVSNVNLIGCDLSSSNVESEVVKLWDYETLGIREENEVHESLKDGIVFTGERYRVKLPWKEGIECLPSNYGNSVTRLRGQLARLQKEPDIRAEYDAIIKQQVESGIIERVYELESANKVHYLPHHAVVRKEAKTTKVRIVYDASSKERKRGVCLNDCLHVGPALTPLLYEILIRFRQRKIALVGDIEKAFLNIEVDEADRDCLRFLWVNDVEAKEAAPIIYRFCRVVFGVNCSPFLLNATLRYHLESFAKEEPEFVRVMKDSFYVDDLVTGAESADKALELFEKARARMATGGFKLRKWLSNDEKVTAEIRERENDVTLCDRETNVTVRDSVDTDSDEATYAKAMLGVKDEMSVVDKVLGHEWNCKNDEFRFDLERLADKAAGVNVTKRNTLKVMASMYDPLGIVSPIMVSMKVLFQELCVEKLDWDEELTGERKKRWLSWLDDLKRVKEVRIARCVYGVSGAEVTYSLHGFGDASKKAYCAVIYCVTELYGAYHVELLTSKTRVAPLKEQTIPRLELMSGRVLAQLMATVVNAISGEVELSGRRCWLDSKTALCWINNQGEWKQFVKQRVNEILRLTTKADWGHCPGIENPADIGSRGALASELVNNQLWSKGPQWLARPESEWPVTEEIVETTESCAEECKRVTVALTNVTKQSVASVVDIERYSSLTRLLRVTAWVGRFVNNLRLGLKGETIVTGALTIDELTSAELLWVKAAQSELRSAKHYKDLVKDLGVQECDGVLRCAGRLGNSQLENDTKNPILLPRGHKFTRLVMDSCHARVCHSGVRATLAELRARFWVPKGRQAVKKSVSECVVCKRVQGRPYDKPPIAALPEFRVSEAPPFSKTGVDFAGPVYIKSHEGMKKMYIALFTCSVTRALHLELTEDLSTRSFLNCLRRFCARRGTPALIVSDNAKTFKSAAKFLNELYDQPDIRTYCEENRIQWKFNLERAPWWGGFFERMVGTVKRCLKKVLGNARLNCDEMQTTLVELEGTLNSRPLTYEYDEVGAEMLTPSHLLFGRRLLNLPDELRDDEDEEVNGMMKRFRYLAKKRRHFWNRWFKEYLVDLREQHKVVNSGRKVAEVGDVVLLFDETLKRSEWKMAVVEELIQGPDGQVRGAVIRVLSRGKPIRMKRPVQRLYPLEVKCAEGAGVSKTVEGIEVPNERPKRAAALDAQWRTRSMIDS; encoded by the exons ATGGCGACTATAGCATCAAAGAGGAAATCCAGAGCGGGACACAGAGCCTTCGTGACGAGGTTTATGGCTGAGGGGTGCGAGGAAAAGAGTGCGGTCGAAGTACTGAGAGACCGGCTACAGATCCTCAAGACCCTCGACGATGAAGTGCTTGAGTTGATGTCCAGAGATGACGTATTCACCGAAGAAGATGTAGAAGAAGAGACGGTGAACGCAGGAAAGATAGAAACGACAATAAGAGAAAAGATATTGGCGCTCGAGGCAGCCGAAGAGACGAGCCGCCGAAACAGCGTAGCAAGTGAGATTGAGAGTGAAGCCGCCGCGAGCAGTGCGCAAGACCAAGAGACAAGAGCCCGATTGCCTAAGCTGAGGCTAAAGAACTTTGCTGGGAGTGTCGGTGAGTGGCAGGAGTTTTGGGATGGATTCGAGAGTAGTATCCATTCCAATCCTCGCCTGGCCACCGTCGATAAGTTCAATTATTTGAGAAGTCTGCTCGTGGGACCGGCGCGGGGAGCGGTGGCAGGATTCGCCCTGACGGCGGCAAATTACCAGTCGGCTATCGATCTCCTGAAGAGGCGATACGGCCAAACAGAAAAGATAAAGAGGGCACACATAAATGAGATAATGAAGGTGCGGGGAGTCACGAGCGAGAAAGACGCGGCTGGTCTTCGCCGATTTTACGACGTGGTGGAGACCAAGCACCGAGGGCTGCAGGCGCTGGGAGTGGAGGCGGCCCAGTATGAAAGCATACTAGTGCCGGCCTTGTTAGAAAAAATCCCAGAGGCGGTGCGGCTCTCGATAACGAGAGGAAAGAGCCACGAGAACTGGGTGATGGAAGAGATGCTAGCGGAGCTACTCGAGGAGGTCGAGCTACGAGAGCGATGCCAGCCAGACGAGAGACCCGCACCCCAAGAGCAGAACCGAGGGAGGCAAGGCCCAAACTCTGCGAGCGCCTTGGCGACGGCAGGGACCAGAAAAAGATGCGCCTTCTGCCTCGGGGAACATCGAGAGGACGAATGCTCCAAA AACGGCAGAACCATTCGAGGGGCAAGGGATGAGCCGGTTGCTATTCAGACAACACTGGGCTGGGTTTTGTCGGGTCCCCTGCAAGGAGATGAAGGAGGTGTCAGCAATGTTAATTTGATCGGTTGTGATTTGTCGAGTTCGAATGTTGAAAGTGAGGTTGTAAAATTGTGGGACTACGAGACTTTGGGTATTCGCGAAGAGAATGAAGTTCACGAATCATTGAAAGACGGAATTGTTTTTACGGGTGAGCGGTATCGAGTAAAATTGCCTTGGAAGGAAGGCATAGAGTGTTTACCGAGTAATTACGGTAATAGTGTCACGCGATTAAGAGGTCAATTGGCCAGGCTTCAAAAGGAGCCAGATATTCGTGCCGAATATGATGCGATCATAAAGCAACAAGTCGAGTCAGGAATAATAGAGAGAGTTTACGAGCTCGAGAGCGCGAATAAGGTCCATTATTTGCCGCATCATGCTGTAGTTCGCAAGGAAGCAAAAACTACTAAAGTGAGAATTGTGTATGACGCGTCATCGAAAGAGCGAAAGAGAGGCGTTTGTTTAAACGATTGTTTGCACGTAGGACCTGCTTTGACTCCGCTATTATATGAAATTCTAATCCGTTTTCGCCAAAGAAAGATCGCGCTTGTCGGCGACATTGAAAAGGCGTTTCTCAATATCGAAGTAGATGAAGCCGACAGAGATTGTTTGAGATTTCTTTGGGTAAATGACGTTGAGGCAAAAGAAGCCGCGCCAATAATTTACCGATTTTGCCGAGTTGTTTTTGGAGTAAATTGTTCGCCTTTTCTGTTGAATGCCACTTTGCGTTATCATTTAGAAAGTTTTGCCAAGGAAGAGCCGGAATTCGTGCGAGTAATGAAGGATAGTTTTTACGTTGATGATTTGGTGACAGGCGCAGAGTCGGCAGATAAGGCACTTGAGTTATTTGAGAAAGCACGTGCGCGGATGGCGACAGGGGGGTTTAAACTGCGGAAGTGGCTAAGCAATGACGAGAAAGTGACAGCGGAAATACGAGAGCGTGAGAATGACGTGACGTTGTGTGACAGAGAGACCAACGTGACAGTTCGTGACAGTGTAGACACTGATAGTGACGAAGCGACGTACGCAAAGGCGATGCTTGGAGTTAAGGATGAAATGTCGGTTGTAGACAAGGTACTAGGGCACGAGTGGAATTGTAAGAATGACGAGTTTAGGTTCGACTTAGAGAGGCTTGCGGATAAGGCCGCAGGTGTGAATGTGACAAAGCGGAACACCTTGAAAGTGATGGCGAGTATGTATGATCCATTGGGTATTGTTAGTCCCATCATGGTAAGTATGAAAGTGCTTTTTCAGGAATTGTGTGTCGAGAAGTTAGATTGGGACGAAGAGTTGACTGGAGAAAGGAAGAAGCGTTGGTTAAGTTGGTTGGATGATTTGAAACGCGTGAAGGAAGTTAGAATAGCGCGTTGTGTGTATGGCGTGAGTGGAGCGGAAGTGACGTATTCGCTTCATGGGTTTGGTGACGCCAGTAAGAAGGCTTACTGCGCGGTGATTTATTGCGTTACCGAGTTGTATGGGGCCTATCACGTTGAACTGCTTACATCCAAAACACGAGTTGCTCCGTTGAAGGAACAGACAATACCGCGCCTAGAGTTGATGTCCGGGAGAGTGTTGGCGCAGTTAATGGCGACGGTGGTGAATGCGATTAGTGGTGAGGTTGAGCTGAGTGGGAGACGTTGTTGGCTTGACAGTAAAACTGCGCTGTGCTGGATAAATAATCAGGGCGAATGGAAGCAGTTTGTGAAACAGAGAGTGAATGAGATTCTTAGGCTGACGACCAAGGCGGACTGGGGCCATTGTCCAGGGATAGAGAACCCTGCTGATATCGGTTCGCGCGGTGCGTTGGCATCAGAACTGGTGAATAATCAGCTGTGGAGCAAGGGCCCACAGTGGTTGGCTAGACCAGAGAGTGAGTGGCCGGTGACTGAAGAGATTGTAGAGACAACGGAGAGTTGTGCTGAAGAGTGCAAGCGAGTGACAGTCGCGCTTACTAACGTGACGAAACAGAGTGTTGCGAGTGTGGTAGACATAGAGCGCTACAGTAGTTTGACCCGACTTTTACGAGTGACAGCGTGGGTAGGACGATTTGTGAACAACCTTAGGTTAGGACTGAAGGGTGAGACTATTGTGACTGGAGCGCTGACAATTGACGAGTTGACGAGTGCCGAGTTACTGTGGGTGAAGGCTGCTCAGAGTGAATTGAGATCGGCAAAACACTACAAGGATTTGGTAAAAGATCTTGGAGTCCAGGAGTGTGATGGGGTTCTTAGGTGCGCAGGGAGGCTCGGGAACTCCCAACTAGAGAACGATACAAAGAATCCGATTCTTTTGCCCAGGGGTCATAAGTTCACTAGGCTTGTCATGGATAGTTGTCATGCGAGAGTTTGTCATAGCGGTGTTCGAGCTACCTTGGCAGAACTCAGAGCGCGATTTTGGGTGCCTAAGGGAAGGCAGGCGGTAAAGAAGAGTGTTAGTGAGTGTGTGGTGTGCAAACGGGTTCAAGGGAGGCCGTACGACAAACCTCCGATAGCTGCGTTACCTGAGTTTCGGGTTTCGGAAGCACCGCCGTTTTCTAAGACGGGCGTAGATTTTGCGGGACCAGTGTACATCAAAAGCCACGAGGGCATGAAGAAGATGTATATTGCCTTGTTTACGTGTTCGGTTACGCGAGCGTTACATTTAGAGCTGACGGAAGATTTATCGACTAGATCGTTTTTGAATTGTTTACGTAGATTTTGTGCAAGACGCGGGACGCCCGCATTGATAGTTTCAGATAACGCAAAGACATTCAAATCCGCAGCAAAGTTTTTGAATGAATTGTACGATCAACCGGATATTAGAACGTATTGTGAGGAGAATCGAATCCAGTGGAAGTTCAATCTCGAGAGAGCTCCCTGGTGGGGAGGTTTCTTTGAGAGAATGGTTGGAACAGTGAAGCGTTGTTTGAAGAAGGTGTTGGGCAATGCAAGGTTGAATTGTGACGAGATGCAGACGACCTTGGTAGAGTTGGAAGGGACTTTGAATTCGCGGCCATTGACGTATGAATATGATGAGGTCGGTGCAGAGATGCTGACACCGTCGCATTTGTTGTTCGGACGGAGATTGTTAAATTTGCCTGACGAGTTACGAGATGACGAGGACGAGGAAGTGAATGGGATGATGAAAAGGTTCAGGTACCTAGCGAAGAAACGGAGACATTTCTGGAACAGGTGGTTCAAGGAATACCTGGTAGATTTGCGCGAGCAGCATAAGGTTGTGAATAGTGGACGTAAGGTTGCAGAGGTCGGTgatgttgtgttgttgtttgatGAGACATTGAAGCGAAGTGAGTGGAAGATGGCCGTTGTAGAGGAGTTGATTCAAGGCCCGGACGGGCAGGTTAGAGGTGCTGTAATCAGAGTGTTGTCCCGGGGGAAGCCCATTAGGATGAAGCGACCAGTTCAACGCTTGTACCCCTTAGAAGTGAAATGTGCCGAGGGTGCGGGGGTAAGCAAAACTGTGGAGGGAATAGAGGTTCCTAACGAAAGGCCTAAACGCGCTGCAGCGTTAGACGCGCAGTGGCGAACTCGTTCGATGATTGACTCGTAG
- the LOC125561354 gene encoding adhesion G-protein coupled receptor V1-like isoform X2, which produces MFSNETIRLGEGVRNYTFSVQIFDDEILENDKDFFLVLSSNDPIANLRQTYINLTIVNDDNATIGFTSSSVTVAENAGNLSLPLTVKSGILGIPIEITFAITNISASSSRDHRLHYSSVTFTQEEPSQHATVTIINDATLENTESFNITATTTSPHVTLNYSSVTVTITDHGDKVTFGFVNKTVSVAESEGNITLLVRKTGNTSIPLDLGISTVNLNASAPGDFTHKEIADTFAVNEDLKSYTFAIHDDHVTEGTECFIVRLNVSRANVLVDPRDATVCITDNDRVSISFVYLNITIEEQKGRVTVPMRKTGLAEVPVSVRLKEVQSMVWTAMIKADIRDFKDDIITFAPEQTEVSANITIVTDSIAESDELFSISFTPVDPTKAVVNTTRDTCVVRITDEYDNEEALKAKQQKEKEKETSRILQIILIVCTVVLAVTLIAIIIAAVCLCRLGRTSRPL; this is translated from the exons ATGTTCTCGAACGAAACGATCCGCCTTGGAGAAGGAGTGCGTAACTACACTTTCAGCGTGCAGATCTTTGACGATGAGATCCTAGAGAACGATAAAGATTTTTTCTTAGTGTTAAGCAGTAACGACCCAATTGCTAACCTTCGACAAACTTACATCAATCTAACCATAGTTAACGATGACAATG CAACCATTGGGTTCACAAGTTCATCGGTCACTGTCGCTGAAAATGCTGGAAacctttccctccccctgacAGTCAAGTCTGGAATCCTGGGAATCCCCATTGAGATAAC GTTCGCCATTACTAACATCAGTGCAAGCTCCAGCCGTGACCATCGCCTGCACTATTCATCCGTGACTTTTACTCAAGAAGAGCCTTCCCAGCATGCAAcagtcaccatcatcaatgACGCCACCCTTGAAAACACCGAATCGTTCAACATAACCGCCACGACTACCTCACCCCACGTGACACTGAACTACAGTAGCGTGACCGTCACGATAACAGACCACGGCGATAAAG TGACCTTTGGTTTCGTCAACAAAACCGTGAGTGTGGCCGAGAGTGAGGGGAATATTACGCTGCTAGTGCGCAAGACCGGAAACACGTCAATACCTTTGGACCTAGG TATTTCAACAGTCAACCTGAATGCGTCTGCGCCGGGCGACTTCACGCATAAAGAAATCGCCGACACCTTTGCTGTAAATGAAGACTTGAAGAGCTACACATTTGCAATCCACGATGATCACGTGACCGAAGGCACTGAGTGTTTCATAGTGAGGCTGAACGTTTCTCGAGCGAATGTTCTGGTTGACCCGCGGGATGCTACTGTTTGTATCACAGACAATGATAGAG tgAGCATTAGTTTTGTTTACTTGAACATCACTATCGAAGAGCAGAAAGGCAGAGTCACAGTTCCTATGAGAAAGACTGGACTGGCGGAGGTCCCTGTCTCAGTGAG GCTCAAAGAGGTTCAGAGCATGGTGTGGACAGCAATGATTAAGGCCGACATCCGGGATTTCAAAGATGACATTATCACGTTCGCCCCCGAGCAAACCGAAGTGTCTGCTAACATCACGATCGTGACCGACAGCATAGCGGAAAGTGACGAGCTCTTTTCGATTAGTTTCACCCCTGTAGACCCCACAAAGGCCGTGGTAAACACAAcgcgggatacctgtgtcgTGCGAATAACCGATGAGTATGACAACG AAGAAGCATTAAAGGCGAAACAGCAAAAGGAGAAAG AAAAGGAAACATCCAGGATTCTGCAGATTATACTGATTGTTTGCACAGTAGTGCTAGCTGTCACCTTAATCGCGATAATCATCGCAGCCGTTTGTCTTTGTAGATTAGGACGTACTAGTCGCCCATTGTAA
- the LOC125561354 gene encoding adhesion G-protein coupled receptor V1-like isoform X1, which translates to MFSNETIRLGEGVRNYTFSVQIFDDEILENDKDFFLVLSSNDPIANLRQTYINLTIVNDDNATIGFTSSSVTVAENAGNLSLPLTVKSGILGIPIEITFAITNISASSSRDHRLHYSSVTFTQEEPSQHATVTIINDATLENTESFNITATTTSPHVTLNYSSVTVTITDHGDKVTFGFVNKTVSVAESEGNITLLVRKTGNTSIPLDLGISTVNLNASAPGDFTHKEIADTFAVNEDLKSYTFAIHDDHVTEGTECFIVRLNVSRANVLVDPRDATVCITDNDRVSISFVYLNITIEEQKGRVTVPMRKTGLAEVPVSVRLKEVQSMVWTAMIKADIRDFKDDIITFAPEQTEVSANITIVTDSIAESDELFSISFTPVDPTKAVVNTTRDTCVVRITDEYDNEEALKAKQQKEKEEKETSRILQIILIVCTVVLAVTLIAIIIAAVCLCRLGRTSRPL; encoded by the exons ATGTTCTCGAACGAAACGATCCGCCTTGGAGAAGGAGTGCGTAACTACACTTTCAGCGTGCAGATCTTTGACGATGAGATCCTAGAGAACGATAAAGATTTTTTCTTAGTGTTAAGCAGTAACGACCCAATTGCTAACCTTCGACAAACTTACATCAATCTAACCATAGTTAACGATGACAATG CAACCATTGGGTTCACAAGTTCATCGGTCACTGTCGCTGAAAATGCTGGAAacctttccctccccctgacAGTCAAGTCTGGAATCCTGGGAATCCCCATTGAGATAAC GTTCGCCATTACTAACATCAGTGCAAGCTCCAGCCGTGACCATCGCCTGCACTATTCATCCGTGACTTTTACTCAAGAAGAGCCTTCCCAGCATGCAAcagtcaccatcatcaatgACGCCACCCTTGAAAACACCGAATCGTTCAACATAACCGCCACGACTACCTCACCCCACGTGACACTGAACTACAGTAGCGTGACCGTCACGATAACAGACCACGGCGATAAAG TGACCTTTGGTTTCGTCAACAAAACCGTGAGTGTGGCCGAGAGTGAGGGGAATATTACGCTGCTAGTGCGCAAGACCGGAAACACGTCAATACCTTTGGACCTAGG TATTTCAACAGTCAACCTGAATGCGTCTGCGCCGGGCGACTTCACGCATAAAGAAATCGCCGACACCTTTGCTGTAAATGAAGACTTGAAGAGCTACACATTTGCAATCCACGATGATCACGTGACCGAAGGCACTGAGTGTTTCATAGTGAGGCTGAACGTTTCTCGAGCGAATGTTCTGGTTGACCCGCGGGATGCTACTGTTTGTATCACAGACAATGATAGAG tgAGCATTAGTTTTGTTTACTTGAACATCACTATCGAAGAGCAGAAAGGCAGAGTCACAGTTCCTATGAGAAAGACTGGACTGGCGGAGGTCCCTGTCTCAGTGAG GCTCAAAGAGGTTCAGAGCATGGTGTGGACAGCAATGATTAAGGCCGACATCCGGGATTTCAAAGATGACATTATCACGTTCGCCCCCGAGCAAACCGAAGTGTCTGCTAACATCACGATCGTGACCGACAGCATAGCGGAAAGTGACGAGCTCTTTTCGATTAGTTTCACCCCTGTAGACCCCACAAAGGCCGTGGTAAACACAAcgcgggatacctgtgtcgTGCGAATAACCGATGAGTATGACAACG AAGAAGCATTAAAGGCGAAACAGCAAAAGGAGAAAG aAGAAAAGGAAACATCCAGGATTCTGCAGATTATACTGATTGTTTGCACAGTAGTGCTAGCTGTCACCTTAATCGCGATAATCATCGCAGCCGTTTGTCTTTGTAGATTAGGACGTACTAGTCGCCCATTGTAA
- the LOC116609239 gene encoding sodium/calcium exchanger 2 produces MDLKFAFLILIASSLTLSVAGQCIEVGFSDSSYTFNENSGTVTINLKRSSTTFEAFSLELQTTNRSAVQGNDFSYTNPTTVSFGILVNEATTTVSITNDVIYEDSEEFYINITGGAAPKALCYTNQFAVITITDDDQAKIGFHGDAVRHVKEGVGSVNVTIENTGSTAQSHTMGVQAVSGTAVSGVDFEPLQTTITIPPSVSTYNVTVYITDDFVVEPNKTFYLTLNITDPAVSKGTTNITFHILNDDTRAVMGFQGDVVRFLNESVGSINVTIENTGSTKLPINVSVQAVSGTAVSGVDFQPLQTTINIPPSISTFDVMVHIIDDSRLEENKTFYLTISVTDPIISLKNANITINVLNDDTQGRV; encoded by the exons ATGGATTTGAAATTCGCATTTCTCATCCTGATTGCGTCGTCACTGACACTGT CTGTTGCAGGTCAGTGTATCGAGGTGGGATTTTCAGACAGCTCATATACGTTTAATGAAAATAGTGGTACCGTCACCATAAATCTGAAACGTTCTTCGACTACTTTTGAAGCATTTTCGCTCGA ACTTCAAACAACGAATAGATCAGCAGTTCAAGGAAACGACTTCAGCTACACAAACCCCACAACTGTATCCTTCGGTATATTGGTCAATGAGGCTACCACTACTGTCtctataactaatgacgttATTTATGAAGACTCGGAAGAGTTCTACATAAACATCACTGGTGGAGCCGCCCCCAAGGCACTTTGTTACACCAACCAGTTCGCCGTCATCACTATAACGGACGACGATCAAG CTAAGATTGGTTTCCATGGCGATGCAGTGAGACACGTTAAAGAGGGTGTAGGAAGTGTTAACGTCACGATTGAGAACACGGGATCCACCGCACAGTCCCACACCATGGG TGTTCAAGCGGTCAGCGGAACAGCTGTATCCGGTGTGGATTTTGAACCCTTAcaaaccaccatcaccatccccCCCTCAGTCTCCACTTATAACGTCACAGTCTACATAACAGATGACTTTGTCGTTGAGCCTAACAAGACGTTCTACCTAACCTTGAACATCACTGACCCGGCGGTTTCCAAAGGAACTACTAACATCACCTTTCACATACTTAATGACGACACCAGAG CGGTGATGGGTTTCCAAGGCGACGTTGTTAGGTTCTTGAACGAGAGCGTTGGGAGTATAAACGTGACGATCGAAAACACTGGTTCCACGAAGCTACCAATCAATGTGAG TGTTCAAGCAGTAAGCGGAACAGCTGTATCCGGGGTGGACTTTCAACCGCTGCaaaccaccatcaacatcccTCCGTCAATTTCCACTTTCGACGTCATGGTGCACATTATAGACGACTCGCGCCTTGAGGAAAACAAGACGTTCTACCTGACTATAAGTGTCACCGATCCGATTATTTCCCTGAAAAATGCTAACATCACTATCAACGTGCTTAACGACGACACACAGGGTAGGGTATAG